In Rhinatrema bivittatum chromosome 1, aRhiBiv1.1, whole genome shotgun sequence, a single genomic region encodes these proteins:
- the LOC115098904 gene encoding protein enabled homolog, whose protein sequence is MLVEHVMRQRDMLYGPQSRTVGAYAKEQIWRRIRHTVNSVFHHNRSIAELMHKWRDIRRVVKRKQARRLAEGQRSRITFTASEQLVLGTLSEAAVGGVGRLDSMHRAEQQGEPDDEQPGPAPRPQRRYRRLQVLRDSSDEEEGEDRQHVEQPEEQQQGEEPDEPLAEVEPDVQRDSSASDHPEPQADRVTVPAETLVRQGAAMLDAISGLSDIIQQEGSALRRTVKVGLQAICQATDRQTEVWRELVQRLPLVQPLPPVAPWPWMPPAHAGAPEVVPPPVAPAPQPPAGYVWMAPPPAPAVPPPPPPPPPAEELLPPAIPSCSHAPDVAQPPMPSEGSVSSGRSPLRRSARVGQSRLSEARRRGRARK, encoded by the exons aTGCTGGTGGAGCATGTCATGAGGCAGAGGGATATGCTGTATGGCCCACAGTCCCGTACGGTGGGTGCATACGCCAAGGAACAGATATGGAGGCGCATCAGGCATACTGTGAATTCGGTGTTCCACCACAACCGCAGTATTGCCGAACTGATGCACAAGTGGAGGGACATACGGCGAGTggtgaagcggaagcaggccaggCGACTTGCTGAAGGTCAAAGGAGCCGCATCACATTCACAGCCTCGGAGCAGCTGGTTCTGGGAACCCTATcggaggcagctgtgggtggcgTTGGCCGTCTCGACTCCATGCACCGTGCAGAGCAGCAAG gggagccagatgatgagcaaccCGGACCTGCACCCAGGCCCCAACGCCGGTACCGGCGTCTGCAGGTGCTCCGTGACTCCTCAgatgaggaggagggggaagaccGGCAGCACGTGGAGCAGcctgaggagcagcagcagggagaggaACCGGACGAACCGCTTGCTGAGGTGGAACCTGATGTTCAGCGGGACAGCAGTGCGTCCGACCATCCTGAGCCCCAGGCCGACCGGGTTACCGTGCCCGCAGAGACACTTGTTCGGCAGGGCGCCGCCATGTTGGATGCCATCTCTGGCCTGTCGGACATTATCCAGCAGGAAGGCAGTGCCCTCCGTCGCACTGTCAAAGTGGGCCTCCAAGCCATTTGCCAGGCCACTGACCGGCAGACGGAGGTTTGGAGGGAGTTGGTTCAGCGCCTGCCTCTCGTACAGCCCCTGCCACCAGTGGCTCCATGGCCATGGATGCCACCTGCCCATGCAGGGGCCCCTGAGGTGGTACCTCCACCTGTGGCACCAGCACCTCAGCCTCCTGCAGGCTATGTGTGGATGGCACCCCCGCCTGCACCTGCTGTTccaccgcctcctcctcctccaccaccagcTGAAGAGCTGTTGCCCCCGGCTATTCCCTCATGTAGCCATGCCCCGGATGTGGCCCAGCCACCTATGCCCTCTGAGGGCAGTGTGAGCAGTGGCCGGAGTCCCCTGCGCCGCAGTGCCCGGGTGGGCCAGTCTCGGCTTTCCGAGGCTCGTAGGAGGGGACGGGCAAGGAAGTGA